Part of the Mastacembelus armatus chromosome 6, fMasArm1.2, whole genome shotgun sequence genome, AACGCATTTACGTTACCGGAGGTAGCTGCGTCCCGCTTCCGCTGCGCTGAGAGGAGGGTGCGTTGGATAACCCCGCCCAGGCCCGCCTCCCATAACGTGACCTGCACCACTGGAGGGCGGGGCTTAACGGTAACATAAACAACAGGGTGTAGctaaagattatttttaattaataacaataaaaataatgcatACAATTTATTATCGATTATCTCATTTCTGATTAATCATGTGATCtataaaacataagaaaacaataaaaataacaaaatcccTAATATTGATAATATTAATTCTTACATTTGACAGGTTGAAACCATCAACTGTTTggtatattttcatattcaaataACTAATAATTAGAACTTTTGCTGGTATTTTTGTCTAAATCattaattgttgcagctctaaatattcaaatacaaatattctTCCTTTTAGTAAAAACTTTtcccacaaaataaaacaagacctACTGCTATTAAACCAAAATAATTTCCAacatgcagtgatttatttgctgtttttaatcaaGTAAACTACAAAAGTATTATGTAGTCTTTCATCAAAACCTGTCAACATCCGGCATAGACCGGAAACTGTTCTTCTTCCCTCTTTTCTGACACCTAgcagcagtttttattgttttattgtaaaagttTAAAGCtacatacaaaaaaactaaagaaatgaaacataataataataataacaaaaataataaaaataattgtgcTATTTGTTGGGATGTTTAATTTGATATAAAAGCCTAAACAGGGACCGGGGCTGCCAATTTATCAGCATCAGTTCCTACGTAAAACGACAATATTATAATAGTTTACACATATAAATAATTCTATtcattttttacaatttttcttttcccaTATTTTCTTAAGCAATATAAAGCTTGTATACTGGGAAACAGACTTTATTAACATGTCAAACAACCCactaatatttttcattaacaaatgcattttatatttttacttataatttattttaaattatagatGATAGACAACGATAGACTTtggatatgtttttattaatttattttgaattgttCATGAATGACTATGTAATCTATgaacaaaatgcataaaaaatcTTCAGTATAATAAGAATATTCATGAAACATGTGACCCATGAATATGATACTAAATATATTATTGTCGCACTCTGTTATACTACATTTTTACTAATTTCAATGGCTAATCTTTCACCGGTTTCAGGAGGCCCTCTGCAGGCTGAAGATCCTCAGCATCCTGCATGAAGCTCCGACCCCAGCAAATTCAACACATTCACGTCACACAACCCCGGAACACGCTGCAGTCTGCTGTCAAAATAAAGCGTACCCACATTTCATCAAGATTGCTTAAACGGGTGAACatcatatttaatttgaaagtgaGCACCGGAAGTCTCACCTGTACGCAGGTGGAACTTGACTCCGGTCCTGCTCTCGAGGTCGTATGAACATCCTGATGAGGGGACGATGGAGTCCGTGTTGTGTGTCACATCGACATAAATAAAATCGTGAGCAGCGTCAGAGCTGCATCTACCTGAACAGGTAAGGACTGTGCGTGAGAGAGCTGCGTTTATTTCAGGATAGTTACGGTACCTTTCCCATCAGCTCTGATAAATAAACACCACCGATATCTCCACAGGCAACCGCGCGctggttttctgtttatttataaattagaaattattgattattgtctTTGTAGAGTTTCTGTATTAATTAATCAATATCGACATTTTAACCGCTGTTATTGTCTCTTTGTGCACATTCtaataaaatacactttaatcaatgaattaattaatttagtGATAACGTAAAAACAACTCATCATATTTATTTGCCCAGGATCAGTTTAAAGTTCGTATCATTTCATTTCCGATATAtgaatatttctttatttcactCACTTGTTGTAGCAGcgattttttctttatttacttgtttgtttttccgTGTTTGACTCAATGTTctgataaaatgataaattatgCCTCAAAATTTTaaactgaagaaatgaaaatgtataacCAGATATTATTGCTGTCAAACACTGACTCCCCCATGATCCCCCAGGCATtaaagagagtgtgtgtgtgtgtgtgtgtgtgtgtgaaggtgtgcAGGTGTGCAGCATCATGTTGGCCAGGAAGGGCCTCCTGCCAGATGGCTTCCTGTTGGCCCGTCTGGCGGAGAACCAGAACCAGCCGAACCGCAGCCGCTCCAGAGCCCAGAGAGCTCGGTTCATCACCAAGACTGGATCCTGCAACGTGGCCCACAAGAACATCAGAGAGCAGGTGTCGTAAGCATTAGTCCAGCATTTGTCCAGCATTAGTCCAGTGTTAGTCCAGTGTTTGCTGTCAGAACCTGAGGCCACAGATAGGACGGCTGTTTCCTGCTCTGTTCTCTTAGAGATATTTTTGTGCAGCAGTAATTAGTTTATAAGttaaaggatgttttttttacttcGTTACATAAACTAATGCAGAGCAACAAACTGTTCTGCCTGAACACATGGGATGGTTTTCCTTCACTTGTCAGACACTTAaagacagcagctgctgattcagtgtgtgtgttactgagtccagatcccatccagaggCTGACAGCactaatgaatgtgtgtgaatccagaagctggttcagcttatgggtctgtgccgtagacctccattggtgtccaaaaactattacaCGCTGCACCGTAAACAGAACAGTTGACTCAGCCACAAAGGGACAAAATGCTTCTTATAGTCAGTCAACTCTCTGAGATTGTGAATGGCTGTCATGTGTCACTGAAAGATGTTGATGACACTAATGAAACTACTTTAGAAACACATTTCGGTTCCTCTGTATATGAGGCAAACTCAGATGTTCCATCTTCCTGTCGTTTGTGCCTCTGACCTCCTGGTGGTGCAGGGCCGCTTCCTGCAGGATGTGTTCACCACCATGGTGGACCTGAAGTGGCAGCACTCCCTGCTCATCTTCACCTCAGCCTTCCTCTGTTCCTGGATGCTCTTCGCTATGATCTGGTGGCTCGTCGCCTTCGCTCACGGAGACCTGGAGCCTCGTGACCCCAACGGTGAGCCAGGCCCTGTCCCCTGCGTCACTGCCATCCACTCCTTCACCTCCGCCTTCCTCTTCTCCATCGAAGTCCAGGTGagagttgttgttgttgcagacTGATCCAGGCACAGTGGTTTGTCATTTGTAACTGAACATCTTCTGCTCCAGGTGACCATTGGTTTTGGCGGCAGGATGGTGACGGAGGAGTGTCCTCTGGCCATCACCGTACTGATCATCCAGAACATATTGGGGCTCATCATCAACGCTGTGATGCTTGGCTGCGTCTTCATGAAGACGGCTCAGGCAAACCGCCGGGCAGAGACGCTCATCTTCTCCAGAAACGCCGTCATCGCGCCTCGAAACGGCCGGCCGACCTTCATGTTCCGAGTTGGAGACCTGAGGAAGAGTATGATCATCTCCGCCACCATCCAGCTGCAGGTGGCGTCTTTCAGCCATATTAACACGTCTTCATTTCCAGGTTTGCTCATGTGGTGTAGAACTATAGATGCACGGATAGATTACTGAACAGGCCTAACAGGTACACAGCAGGGGATGAAAGACAATAATAAAaccacagagagaaataaacaaccacagagagaaataaacaaccacagagagaaataaacaaccacagagagaaataaacaaccacagagagaataaacaaccagagggacaataaacaaccagagagacaataaacaaccagacagagaataaacaaccagagagagacaataaacaaccagagagacaataaacaaccagagagagacaataaacaaccagagagacaataaacaaccagagagagacaataaacaaccagacagagaataaacaaccagagagacaataaacaaccagagagacaataaacaaccagacagagaataaacaaccagagagacaataaacaaccagagagacaataaacaaccagacagagaataaacaaccagagagacaataaacaaccagacagagaataaacaaccagagagacaataaacaaccagagagagacaataaacaaccagagagagaataaacaaccagagagacaataaacaaccagagagagaataaacaaccagagagagacaataaacaaccagagagacaataaacaaccagacagagaataaacaaccagagagagacaataaacaaccagagagacaataaacaaccagagagagacaataaacaaccagacagagaataaacaaccagagagacaataaacaaccagagagacaataaacaaccagacagagaataaacaaccagagagacaataaacaaccagacagagaataaacaaccagagagacaataaacaaccagagagagaataaacaaccagagagacaataaacaaccagagagagaataaacaaccagagagagaataaacaaccagagagagaataaataaacaaccagagagagaataaacaaccagagagacaataaacaaccagagagagacaataaacaaccagagagacaataaacaaccagagagacaataaacaaccagagagacaataaacaaccaaagagagaataaacaaccagagagaataaacaaccagagagacaataaacaaccagagagagacaataaacaaccagagagacaataaacaaccagagagacaataaacaaccagagagacaataaacaaccagagagagaataaacaaccagagagacaataaacaaccagagagacaataaaacaaccagagagacaataaacaaccagagagacaataaacaaccagagagacaataaacaaccagagagacaataaacaccagagagacaataaacaaccaagagagaataaacaaccagagagaataaacaaccagagagacaataaacaaccagacagagaataaacaaccagagagaataaacaaccagagagacaataaacaaccagagagacaataaacaaccaaagagagaataaacaaccagagagaataaacaaccagagagacaataaacaaccagagagagacaataaacaaccagagagacaataaacaaccagagagagaataaacaaccagagagacaataaacaaccagagagaataaacaaccagagagacaataaacaaccagagagacaataaacaaccagagagagacaataaacaaccagagagacaataaacaaccagagagacaataaacaaccaaagagagaataaacaaccagagagaataaacaaccagagagacaataaacaaccagagagagacaataaacaaccagagagagacaataaacaaccagggagccaataaacaaccagagagagacaataaacaaccagagagagacaataaacaaccagagagagacaataaacaaccagagagacaataaacaaccagagagagacaataaacaaccagagagacaataaacaaccagagagacaataaacaaccagagagagacaataaacaaccagagagacaataaacaaccagagagagacaataaacaaccagagagacaataaacaaccagagagagacaataaacaaccagagagagacaataaacaaccagagagacaataaacaatgacagagagaataaacaaccagagagacaataaacaatgTCTCCAAAGCTGAAGGACATAAATCAAAACAGTGGAAGTTTCCCTCCAGGTGATCCGGCGCACCGTGACATCGGAGGGTGAGGTGATCCCGGTGTGTCAGCTCGACATCCAGGTGGAGAACCCTCTGAGGAGTAACGGCATCTTCCTGGTTTCTCCTCTTATCATCAGCCACACCATGGAGAGAAGCAGCCCTCTGTACGAGCTGTCGGCTCAGTCGCTGGCCTCCGAGGACCTGGAGATCATCGTCATCCTGGAAGGTGAGGAACCTGACACAGGTGCACCAAAGACAAATACACAGAGCTACTGATGTTCTGTTAAATATCTATTAGTTTATTCTGAAGGTTTTCCCAGATGTATTAACTACATTTTACCACTCAAGTTAAATTTGCACTTCCAGctcttaaattttattttaaaacttttcatttttctgctcgAGATGTTCAACTTTTCTGCACTTATGACATTCCTGGTTTAGTGTTAGTACATTTCAAACTAGAAAAGTTGAGAATTATTTCAAGTCATTTATCaaatcaaagatttttttttttatttccagcttcagtttttcaaatgaacaaacatttgACAGAAATTACATTAATGTCCTACAACACAAGTTTGTTGTCAAAGGTGCAGGAATTCATCTTTGGCCACTAGGGGCTAGAAACTCCAAAATAAGTGCACTGATTTATTACAAGTGTCTTTTGTAGGAGTGGTGGAGACCACAGGGATCACCATGCAGGCTCGGACCTCCTACATTCCTGAGGAGATCCTGTGGGGGAGACGCTTTGTGTCCATCATCACAGAGGAGGACGGCCGGTACTGTGTCGACTACTCAAAATTTGGCAACACGGTTCCTGTCCGGATGTCATCTCTCAGCGCCAAAGAGTTGGACCAGACCAGAGGAGTCCAGGAGGGGACATCTGATGTGCAGCTGCAGGGATGGGGATTGGTCAGAGCAGGCAGAGGCGGGTTCCGTAGAGGGGGCCGGGCCTGCGAAAGCTCCGCCCCTCAGCCCTGGTATGCCCAATCAGAGAAATCGCAGCCACAGGTGGAGCAGAAAGGACAGAAGAAGACCGTGAAGCTAGAGGTGATTGGACGACAGGTGGATGACGCACTGGGAGACATgagtgactgaaaacacagaggtgGAAACTAAGAAGCCGCTCACACCTGGgaaaagtgaagtgaaaatgtGCTTCCTAAGATTTTTCCCTTTCCGGGTCTGTTTCACCTTTGTACTCGATGGGTTTTTGTCCAGCTGTGAGCAGCTGCTCCGTTTCCTTTGTGCGTTTTGGGACAGGAGTGTTGAGCAGCTGTGGGATAAAGTGTGTGAGCGAACATGAACCAGTTTTCCTGAAGCAGCTCTGTCTTTTCACAGCTGACTTGTTTGCTGCTTGTTTAATGTTAGATATTCAATCAGTAGTTGTTTGTGTAATATTTGGTAAAAAGCTGCAGTACACAGCTGCATTTCTGTAGATATTCACTCCCACCGTTTGTACAGATGTTTCATAGATGTTATTGAATTTGTAGAGCACAGCTCTAGTCAGTGCACAAAGCTTCCAGCCTTCATCATCTTTATAGTCTGGGACACCGTGTCAGCTGGAATTGTTGTTTCTTCTTCGTCTCTACTTTTGTCACATAAAACCCTGTGTCTAGAGACATCGTCACATAGTCACAGTCACATTAGGGCAGTTTTAAGGTTGTAGTTCATGATATTCAACATGGCACatctgctgtttcacttggttTTTAAAGAATGAAGTGTGTCTGATTAGAGATTGTCCTTTAGAATtaaacctgtgtgtgtatttggtcTTGTGCCGTGTTGTGTTCAGGGACATTCATCTCAAACCCTTTCCTCACATGTAGTGGGACAACAGGTTCTTCAGGGACGTTCTGCCCTTTGGAGCTGCTTCCTTCTCTTCAACTCTGCTGGAAGAGACTTTGAAAAATCTACGAAGTCAAATTTAGGATTTAAAATTAATGTAACATAAgaatcacagaaaacagaaataaacacgGCCTCAGAAATGCGTGTTGTCTTCAAACTGATTTATTTAAGACTATTTTAATTATCAGCTGATCAGACATCATCTGAGGGGACGGACAACCTGACAGGGGCCCATGTGCTCCAGGTTCACAACATGACAATTAACCTGTAATAATTAATCTGGCTCTGACTGTAATAATACTGTACgcacaaaagcaaaacaatccGACAGAGATTAGAGCAGAGTAATGGAGGATCATTAAACGCTGATCTGAAGTCTGATTTTGAGAAAACCTGAGATTGTCATGTCATAGATTCAGAGGTGATAAAGTTAGTTTGGACTGAGGAGA contains:
- the kcnj11l gene encoding potassium inwardly rectifying channel subfamily J member 11, like translates to MLARKGLLPDGFLLARLAENQNQPNRSRSRAQRARFITKTGSCNVAHKNIREQGRFLQDVFTTMVDLKWQHSLLIFTSAFLCSWMLFAMIWWLVAFAHGDLEPRDPNGEPGPVPCVTAIHSFTSAFLFSIEVQVTIGFGGRMVTEECPLAITVLIIQNILGLIINAVMLGCVFMKTAQANRRAETLIFSRNAVIAPRNGRPTFMFRVGDLRKSMIISATIQLQVIRRTVTSEGEVIPVCQLDIQVENPLRSNGIFLVSPLIISHTMERSSPLYELSAQSLASEDLEIIVILEGVVETTGITMQARTSYIPEEILWGRRFVSIITEEDGRYCVDYSKFGNTVPVRMSSLSAKELDQTRGVQEGTSDVQLQGWGLVRAGRGGFRRGGRACESSAPQPWYAQSEKSQPQVEQKGQKKTVKLEVIGRQVDDALGDMSD